The window AGAACATAAATTGAAAATCAAATCAAAGATCAATAATCAAAATACTTAATATTTATGATGGCACAGGGTATTTTTTCTAAATTAGTAGATTATATAAAATCAGGATTTGCGTTCGTACTTGGAATTCCCAATCTGCTAAAAGATCAATTTTTTGCAATTAGAGAGAACGCAGCAAGGTTAAGATATAACCTAAAAAATTTCACAGAAACAAATATAAACCTTGGTATATATCACCTCAACAACCAAAATTACAATGATGCTATATTCAGATTTATATTAGTTGATAAATTTCTGCGTCCAAATGATCCTTTTGTAAATTACTGGACCGGATGGGCCTATTTTTTGAAAAAAAAATATAAGAAAGCAATTTTTTATTTAGAAAAAGGAGAAAGCGAAGATAAAATCGGGTTGTTAAAATTTATCAAAGAAATTGACCATATTTCCGAAGTTCCAAGTGAAATATACTCCGTATATCGGGGCATAATTACTAAAGATATTGTTGATAAATTTTTCAATAAAAATCTTAACCTACCAAGAGAACTAATTATAAAACTAATAGGCGCAATTGATAAATTACCGGAAAAATATTCTATACTTGAAATTGGCAGTAATATAGGTTTCGTTGGTGAAGAAATCGAAAAAAGAATGCAAGAAGGGTTTTCTATTACCGGTATTGAAAGTTCAGCCGAGATGATCAAACTCCAAAAACAATCTAAACGTGATAAGGTATATGATAAAATAATTAACTTACGTGTTGAAAATTATTTAATAGACCACAAGGACGAAAAATATGACATTATCTTAAGCCTTGACGGGTTCTCCAACAATTCAGAATTAAGCGATCTATTTGGTCAACTCTATAATTCTCTATCTTCGGGAGGGTATTTTGCTTTTGCGTGCAGATTAAGTGATAAGAAAGACTTCTCAGATAAATATTTAGAGTTTGTTTATGAGGAGCATTATATTACCAAACTATTAAAAAAATGTGGTTTTACTATCATCGATGAACCAAATTCAGAACCACTAATTAAAAATAGCTATGTTATATTCGTTGGTAAAAAACTAAACTAAATAAAAAAAATAATATAATTATTGAAAAACTACTGTTATAATCCGCACCAAACTAAAATTAAAAGCTATATGAGTTTCATAAAATTGAGTATTGGTTCAATTACAGCTAAGCGGTTTATAAAATATTTTCTGCAAACAGCATTA of the Candidatus Megaera polyxenophila genome contains:
- a CDS encoding methyltransferase; protein product: MMAQGIFSKLVDYIKSGFAFVLGIPNLLKDQFFAIRENAARLRYNLKNFTETNINLGIYHLNNQNYNDAIFRFILVDKFLRPNDPFVNYWTGWAYFLKKKYKKAIFYLEKGESEDKIGLLKFIKEIDHISEVPSEIYSVYRGIITKDIVDKFFNKNLNLPRELIIKLIGAIDKLPEKYSILEIGSNIGFVGEEIEKRMQEGFSITGIESSAEMIKLQKQSKRDKVYDKIINLRVENYLIDHKDEKYDIILSLDGFSNNSELSDLFGQLYNSLSSGGYFAFACRLSDKKDFSDKYLEFVYEEHYITKLLKKCGFTIIDEPNSEPLIKNSYVIFVGKKLN